A portion of the Candidatus Nitrosotenuis aquarius genome contains these proteins:
- a CDS encoding response regulator produces MKILIADDEPDLLSQYRTILEDKGHQVTTTLDGELCVLEYSKKLAENSDNPFDAVVLDYSMPKLNGLQTAKEILGLNPSQRIIFASAYVQETLVDSIKNLKQIVELLQKPFSLQALVDTIEDKNIYEELAKLNVNVQNLMDLNPTHAQIRDYLEALRKIQKAKTF; encoded by the coding sequence ATGAAAATATTAATTGCAGATGACGAGCCGGACCTACTGTCGCAATACCGCACCATTTTAGAGGACAAGGGCCATCAGGTCACAACAACACTTGATGGTGAATTATGCGTTTTAGAATATTCAAAAAAACTGGCAGAAAATTCTGATAATCCATTTGATGCGGTGGTGCTGGACTATTCCATGCCAAAGCTAAACGGCCTGCAAACAGCAAAAGAAATCCTCGGGCTAAACCCGTCACAGAGAATAATATTTGCGTCTGCATATGTGCAGGAAACACTGGTCGATTCTATCAAAAACCTCAAGCAAATAGTAGAATTATTGCAAAAACCGTTTTCACTGCAAGCGCTGGTAGACACTATAGAGGACAAGAACATCTACGAGGAGCTTGCCAAGCTTAACGTAAATGTGCAGAATTTAATGGATCTGAATCCGACACATGCGCAAATCCGTGACTATTTGGAAGCGTTGCGCAAGATCCAAAAGGCAAAGACCTTCTAG
- a CDS encoding response regulator: MVKVIVVDDDVDTVEVFCEYLEIKDITVVGRGYNGKTAVELYERFKPDIALLDVMMPEYDGFYGLANIKQINHDAKVIMVTADLTSDTEKKLKSLNASAVIYKPYEIDSVIDTINNVHKQAVTVTQ; encoded by the coding sequence ATGGTAAAAGTAATAGTAGTTGATGATGACGTAGACACAGTCGAAGTGTTCTGTGAGTATTTGGAAATCAAGGACATCACTGTGGTCGGGCGTGGCTATAATGGAAAAACCGCGGTGGAATTGTACGAGAGATTCAAGCCGGACATTGCATTGCTTGACGTGATGATGCCTGAATACGACGGATTTTACGGCCTGGCAAACATCAAGCAAATCAATCATGATGCCAAGGTGATCATGGTGACAGCGGACCTGACATCTGACACAGAAAAGAAGCTAAAATCGCTTAACGCCTCTGCCGTAATCTACAAGCCGTATGAAATCGACAGTGTAATTGACACCATAAATAATGTGCACAAGCAGGCAGTAACAGTAACACAATAA